One genomic region from Ornithinicoccus hortensis encodes:
- a CDS encoding GNAT family N-acetyltransferase, whose product MPDLETELVLRADDPRCGRVVADGWELVATSWGARLEVDPADDRAIARLRDLADRPPVRGYLVREIAPRDIPDLLALDARTAADYPGGVATHHEPLDEAAARALLGRGRAWGIWYADALVAVTVTLLAGDRVETDFTAVHPDHRGRGLATALKATSVLAHVEQGRTLFGTGGADANRASLAMNRAVGYQITETWHTYRAPTAR is encoded by the coding sequence GTGCCTGACCTGGAGACCGAACTCGTCCTGCGTGCCGACGACCCGCGGTGCGGGCGGGTGGTCGCCGACGGGTGGGAGCTGGTCGCGACGTCGTGGGGAGCCCGGCTCGAGGTGGACCCCGCAGACGACCGCGCCATCGCCCGGCTGAGGGACCTCGCGGATCGCCCGCCTGTGCGCGGGTACCTGGTCCGCGAGATCGCGCCCCGCGACATACCCGACCTGCTGGCGCTGGACGCGCGGACCGCCGCCGACTACCCGGGGGGCGTGGCGACCCACCACGAGCCGCTGGACGAAGCGGCCGCGCGGGCACTGTTGGGGCGTGGTCGCGCGTGGGGGATCTGGTATGCCGACGCGCTGGTCGCGGTGACCGTGACGCTCCTGGCCGGGGACCGGGTGGAGACGGACTTCACCGCGGTGCACCCCGATCACCGCGGGCGGGGCCTGGCCACGGCGCTGAAGGCGACCTCGGTGCTGGCCCACGTGGAGCAGGGTCGGACCCTGTTCGGCACCGGCGGCGCGGACGCCAACCGGGCCAGCCTGGCCATGAACCGGGCCGTGGGCTACCAGATCACCGAAACCTGGCACACCTACCGAGCGCCGACTGCACGGTGA
- a CDS encoding YdeI/OmpD-associated family protein, whose protein sequence is MTISFEARVQQIADRLIVPLPAEASGELPSRGQVAVDAELNGHAVSTVLEPDGRKGHWIAVDDHLSRALSLADGDTVSGELEPTKEWPEPELPEDFGAALAAASDISGEWADITPMARWEWVRWVNATRNPQTRERRIEVSISKLRDGKRRPCCFDLSSCTDPELSRSGKLIATP, encoded by the coding sequence ATGACCATCAGCTTCGAGGCGCGGGTCCAGCAGATCGCGGACCGACTGATCGTCCCCCTGCCCGCGGAGGCCAGCGGGGAGCTTCCCTCGCGCGGGCAGGTCGCGGTCGATGCCGAGCTGAACGGCCACGCCGTCTCCACGGTGCTCGAGCCGGATGGCCGCAAGGGCCACTGGATCGCGGTCGACGACCACCTGAGCCGGGCGCTCTCGCTGGCCGACGGCGACACCGTGTCCGGCGAGTTGGAGCCGACGAAGGAGTGGCCGGAGCCGGAGCTGCCCGAGGACTTCGGCGCCGCGCTGGCGGCGGCGTCCGACATCTCGGGCGAGTGGGCCGACATCACCCCGATGGCCCGCTGGGAGTGGGTGCGCTGGGTCAACGCGACCCGGAACCCGCAGACCCGGGAGCGCCGGATCGAGGTCAGCATCTCCAAGCTGCGCGACGGCAAGCGTCGACCCTGCTGCTTCGACCTGTCCTCGTGCACCGACCCCGAGCTCTCCCGCAGCGGCAAGCTGATCGCGACGCCCTGA
- a CDS encoding plasmid pRiA4b ORF-3 family protein, whose protein sequence is MNPDPGSIELPAPPDFPVTLTVRVELDGSEPLVWRRLVLPGDLNLVELHDILQRAMGWMDTHQHQFAPGTNDSPWHGPSFVTELDREEGVTGTAEADARLDQVLHRVGDTLSYTYDFGDEWHHTLILEQVGPHNRSVPHVLCTAAEMACPLEDVGGVGAHNALVAAHRVDPALPDVDDYIRDWMPEGWEPDVVSLESINRLLQSGPRSF, encoded by the coding sequence GTGAACCCCGACCCAGGCTCGATCGAACTCCCCGCGCCGCCCGACTTTCCGGTCACCCTCACGGTCCGGGTCGAGCTCGACGGGTCCGAGCCCCTCGTCTGGCGCAGACTCGTGCTCCCGGGTGACCTGAACCTGGTGGAGTTGCACGACATCCTGCAACGGGCGATGGGCTGGATGGACACCCACCAGCACCAGTTCGCGCCGGGCACGAACGACAGCCCGTGGCACGGTCCCTCCTTCGTGACCGAGCTCGATCGCGAGGAAGGCGTCACCGGCACGGCGGAGGCGGATGCCCGGCTGGACCAGGTGTTGCACCGGGTCGGGGACACCCTCAGCTACACCTACGACTTCGGTGACGAGTGGCACCACACCCTCATCCTCGAGCAGGTGGGGCCGCACAACCGGAGCGTCCCGCACGTCCTGTGCACGGCAGCGGAGATGGCCTGTCCGTTGGAGGACGTGGGCGGCGTCGGCGCGCACAACGCACTGGTGGCTGCGCACCGGGTCGACCCGGCCCTTCCCGACGTGGACGACTACATCCGCGACTGGATGCCAGAGGGATGGGAGCCGGACGTCGTGTCGCTCGAGTCGATCAACAGGCTGCTGCAGTCGGGTCCGCGATCCTTCTGA
- a CDS encoding alpha/beta hydrolase family protein, with the protein MVNRPGYLNPFILDVAGVAPEALSDRADLYLPEGPGPFPVVVLVPGMLREPPEVGPREWPVFRGYAALLVSKGVAAVVVGHELTHGPQYPEALRTVLRALDSATARPEVDSKRTAFWVFSAGGPLALALLAEHGDRFESLALTYPLLESDHLADWPSPDAAVAGLGDHQLVMTTVGQEVPDLAPGQRAFLTAARASGAEIEHIDLPEAYHGFDSQDPTDDGRRAIGRAVRSVAHRLLGTDPMTDGTTV; encoded by the coding sequence ATGGTGAACCGCCCGGGATACCTCAACCCGTTCATCCTCGACGTGGCGGGGGTGGCGCCCGAGGCGCTATCCGACCGCGCCGACCTCTACCTGCCCGAGGGACCGGGACCGTTCCCGGTCGTGGTGCTGGTCCCGGGGATGCTGCGCGAACCACCCGAGGTCGGCCCCCGGGAGTGGCCGGTGTTCCGGGGATACGCGGCGTTGCTGGTCAGCAAGGGCGTTGCCGCTGTGGTGGTCGGCCACGAACTGACGCACGGACCTCAGTACCCCGAGGCGCTGCGGACGGTGCTACGCGCGCTGGACTCGGCTACGGCGCGGCCGGAGGTCGACTCGAAGCGGACCGCCTTCTGGGTCTTCTCGGCGGGTGGCCCGTTGGCCCTGGCTCTGCTCGCCGAGCACGGTGACCGGTTCGAGAGCCTCGCCCTGACCTACCCCCTGTTGGAGTCCGACCACCTGGCCGACTGGCCCTCCCCGGACGCTGCCGTCGCGGGGCTGGGCGACCACCAACTGGTGATGACGACCGTGGGGCAGGAAGTACCGGACCTGGCGCCCGGGCAACGGGCCTTCCTCACGGCTGCTCGGGCATCCGGTGCCGAGATCGAGCACATCGACCTACCCGAGGCCTACCACGGGTTCGACTCCCAGGACCCCACCGACGATGGTCGCCGGGCGATCGGCCGGGCGGTCAGGTCGGTCGCGCACCGGCTGCTCGGGACCGACCCTATGACTGACGGGACGACGGTGTGA